A region from the Aegilops tauschii subsp. strangulata cultivar AL8/78 chromosome 5, Aet v6.0, whole genome shotgun sequence genome encodes:
- the LOC123494019 gene encoding uncharacterized protein — MPGGRTAHSRFKIPLSYDDGASCTFTKQSGTAKLLRMASLILWDEATMTKRQAVEALDNSMRDIMGRRDRPFEGKTVVFGGDFRQVLPVVRRGSRGQIIDATLRSSHLWKGMRQLRLVTNMRAHNDTWFADYLLRVGNGTEEVDDQGNIRLPEDICVSSTGEGDDLEKLIDHVFPRLDDNMSDPNYMTSRAILSTTNDNVDKINIRMVERFRGEEVIYHSFDSAEDDPYDYYAPEFLNGLTPNGLPPHALKLKLNCPVILLRNIDPANGLCNGTRLVVRGFERNAIDAEIVIGQHKGRRVFLPRIPLCPSDNDMFPFKFKRKQFPVRLSFAMTINKAQGQMIPIVGVYLPNHVFSHGQLYVALSRATAKRNIKILIEKEKEKENAKKQRSKAVNLRSEKDLPCPYKPR; from the coding sequence ATGCCTGGAGGCAGGACTGCCCACTCGAGGTTCAAGATCCCATTGAGCTACGACGATGGCGCCTCATGCACCTTCACGAAACAGAGTGGTACCGCCAAGCTACTGAGGATGGCCTCATTGATACTATGGGACGAGGCCACCATGACTAAGCGACAGGCGGTCGAGGCACTGGACAACAGCATGCGCGACATTATGGGAAGACGGGATCGACCCTTTGAAGGAAAAACTGTTGTGTTTGGTGGGGACTTCAGGCAGGTGCTTCCGGTCGTCAGGAGGGGGTCCCGGGGTCAGATAATCGATGCAACCCTTCGAAGTTCACACCTCTGGAAGGGTATGCGCCAGCTAAGGCTCGTCACCAACATGAGGGCTCATAATGACACCTGGTTTGCGGATTACTTGCTAAGGGTAGGCAATGGCACCGAGGAAGTTGACGATCAAGGAAACATACGACTCCCTGAAGATATTTGTGTGTCGTCTACAGGCGAGGGTGACGACCTGGAGAAGCTGATTGACCATGTGTTTCCGAGACTAGATGACAACATGTCCGATCCGAATTACATGACTTCACGTGCAATCCTCTCCACCACGAACGACAACGTCGACAAGATAAACATACGCATGGTAGAGCGTTTTCGGGGAGAAGAAGTAATCTACCATAGCTTTGACAGTGCAGAAGACGACCCGTATGACTACTACGCTCCCGAGTTCCTAAATGGATTGACTCCCAACGGTCTGCCTCCGCATGCACTCAAACTGAAGCTCAACTGCCCCGTCATACTTCTGAGGAACATTGATCCGGCTAATGGTCTGTGTAACGGGACGAGGCTTGTGGTGCGAGGTTTCGAGAGGAACGCCATCGACGCAGAAATCGTGATCGGACAACACAAAGGTAGGAGGGTATTCCTTCCTCGAATACCCCTATGCCCGTCTGACAACGACATGTTTCCATTCAAGTTCAAGAGGAAGCAATTTCCTGTAAGGCTTAGCTTTGCTATGACAATTAACAAGGCTCAAGGCCAGATGATTCCGATTGTTGGCGTGTACCTACCTAATCATGTGTTCTCTCATGGTCAACTCTATGTCGCACTGTCTCGAGCCACCGCAAAGAGAAACATAAAGATCCTCAttgagaaggagaaggagaaggagaatgCCAAGAAGCAAAGAAGCAAAGCAGTAAACCTAAGAAGCGAAAAAGACCTACCTTGTCCTTACAAACCTCGATGA